A genomic window from Brassica oleracea var. oleracea cultivar TO1000 chromosome C8, BOL, whole genome shotgun sequence includes:
- the LOC106310059 gene encoding uncharacterized protein LOC106310059 isoform X1: MGLAITVALPNCGTKFLPRRKGAFSLAVCFEFCSLCHFLHPARPSLVRHQRFSRRRSWTTVRSSVGGSRADPPSGSSSNKSSTRPRLLKAIQDLRTKLLVKIQEIKKDLPKKLLFLLVGFYSATAFSTFIGQTGDWDVLSAALAVIVVECIGALMYRASIPLINKMRSMITMFNYWKTGLALGLFLDSFKF; encoded by the exons ATGGGATTAGCCATCACCGTGGCATTACCTAACTGTGGAACTAAGTTCTTGCCAAGGAGGAAGGGTGCTTTCTCCCTTGCCGTTTGCTTCGAGTTTTGTTCTCTCTGTCATTTCCTTCATCCTGCTCGGCCTTCATTGGTCAGACATCAAAG ATTTTCCAGGAGAAGGTCATGGACAACAGTTAGGAGCTCGGTTGGTGGGAGCAGAGCAGATCCACCATCCGGTTCTTCGAGCAATAAAAGCTCCACACGTCCAAGACTACTCAAAGCCATACAAGATCTCAGAACTAAGCTTCTGGTGAAAATTCAGGAGATAAAGAAAGATCTCCCCAAGAAACTGCTCTTTCTCTTGGTGGGATTCTACTCTGCAACTGCATTCTCTACGTTTATAGGACAAACAGGAGATTGGGATGTTTTATCCGCTGCATTGGCTGTAATCGTAGTCGAATGCATCGGAGCTTTAATGTACAGAGCATCCATTCCATTAATCAACAAGATGCGGAGCATGATAACCATGTTTAACTATTGGAAGACTGGACTCGCCCTTGGACTGTTCCTTGACTCATTCAA GTTTTAG
- the LOC106310059 gene encoding uncharacterized protein LOC106310059 isoform X2 — protein sequence MGLAITVALPNCGTKFLPRRKGAFSLAVCFEFCSLCHFLHPARPSLVRHQRFSRRRSWTTVRSSVGGSRADPPSGSSSNKSSTRPRLLKAIQDLRTKLLVKIQEIKKDLPKKLLFLLVGFYSATAFSTFIGQTGDWDVLSAALAVIVVECIGALMYRASIPLINKMRSMITMFNYWKTGLALGLFLDSFK from the exons ATGGGATTAGCCATCACCGTGGCATTACCTAACTGTGGAACTAAGTTCTTGCCAAGGAGGAAGGGTGCTTTCTCCCTTGCCGTTTGCTTCGAGTTTTGTTCTCTCTGTCATTTCCTTCATCCTGCTCGGCCTTCATTGGTCAGACATCAAAG ATTTTCCAGGAGAAGGTCATGGACAACAGTTAGGAGCTCGGTTGGTGGGAGCAGAGCAGATCCACCATCCGGTTCTTCGAGCAATAAAAGCTCCACACGTCCAAGACTACTCAAAGCCATACAAGATCTCAGAACTAAGCTTCTGGTGAAAATTCAGGAGATAAAGAAAGATCTCCCCAAGAAACTGCTCTTTCTCTTGGTGGGATTCTACTCTGCAACTGCATTCTCTACGTTTATAGGACAAACAGGAGATTGGGATGTTTTATCCGCTGCATTGGCTGTAATCGTAGTCGAATGCATCGGAGCTTTAATGTACAGAGCATCCATTCCATTAATCAACAAGATGCGGAGCATGATAACCATGTTTAACTATTGGAAGACTGGACTCGCCCTTGGACTGTTCCTTGACTCATTCAAGTAA
- the LOC106312181 gene encoding L-2-hydroxyglutarate dehydrogenase, mitochondrial yields the protein MLASLGRRWTRLSTRNLKPTWKLLNGRGVSGVAETIAKERVDAVVIGAGVVGLAVARELSLRGREVLILDAASSFGTVTSSRNSEVIHAGIYYPPNSLKAKFCVRGRELLYRYCSEHGIAHRKIGKLVVATGSSDIPKLDLLMHLGTQNGVSGLRMLEGFEAMRMEPELRCVKALLSPESGIVDTHSFMLSLVGQAENSHATFSYNTVVLSGRVEEEKMHLFVAETGSVESRCEGVVAELELIPNLVVNSAGLGAQALAKRFHGLGHRFIPSSHYARGCYFTLSGAKSPPFEKLVYPIPEEGGLGVHVTVDLNGLVKFGPDVEWIECRDETSSFLNKFDYGVNPQRAERFYPEIRKYYPDLKDGSLEPGYSGIRPKLTGPGQKPADFIIQGEETHGVPGLVNLFGIESPGLTSSLAIAEHIANKFL from the exons ATGCTAGCTTCTCTTGGTAGAAGATGGACGAGATTGTCAACGAGGAATCTAAAACCAACCTGGAAACTGCTCAACGGAAGAGGAGTAAGCGGCGTAGCGGAAACGATAGCTAAAGAGAGAGTCGACGCCGTCGTGATCGGTGCCGGAGTCGTGGGTTTAGCGGTGGCGCGCGAGCTCAGTCTCCGCGGAAGAGAAGTGCTTATCCTCGACGCCGCCTCATCGTTCGGCACCGTGACGAGCTCCCGCAACAGCGAGGTCATCCACGCCGGAATCTATTATCCTCCAAACTCTCTAAAG GCCAAGTTTTGTGTAAGAGGGAGGGAACTGTTGTATAGGTATTGCTCTGAACATGGAATCGCTCATAGGAAGATTGGTAAGCTTGTGGTTGCTACAGGATCATCTGATATACCGAAGCTGGATCTGTTGATGCATCTTGGAACTCAGAATGGAGTTTCGGGTTTAAGGATGTTGGAAGGTTTTGAAGCAATGAGGATGGAGCCGGAGCTTCGTTGTGTTAAAGCATTGCTGTCTCCTGAGTCTGGGATAGTGGATACGCATTCCTTCATGCTATCTTTAGTG GGACAAGCAGAGAACAGTCACGCAACGTTCTCATACAATACAGTGGTTTTAAGCGGTCGTGTTGAAGAAGAGAAGATGCATTTGTTTGTTGCCGAAACTGGATCGGTTGAGTCTCGGTGTGAGGGAGTAGTAGCTGAGCTTGAGTTGATACCTAACCTCGTTGTTAACTCCGCGGGGTTAGGTGCTCAAGCTCTGGCAAAGAGATTCCATGGGTTAGGTCATCGGTTCATTCCTTCGTCTCACTATGCTCGTGGATGCTACTTTACGCTGTCCGGTGCAAAGTCTCCGCCTTTTGAGAAACTTGTGTATCCTATACCTGAGGAAGGAGGTCTTGGTGTTCATGTCACTGTTGATTTGAATGGGCTTGTGAAGTTTGGTCCTGATGTTGAGTGGATTGAATGCAGAGATGAAACATCAAGCTTCCTCAACAA GTTTGATTATGGTGTGAACCCACAGAGAGCTGAGAGATTCTACCCAGAGATCAGAAAGTACTATCCGGATCTCAAAGATGGATCGTTGGAACCTGGTTACTCAGGCATCCGTCCCAAGCTTACCGGACCGGGACAGAAGCCAGCAGACTTTATCATACAG GGAGAGGAGACTCATGGAGTTCCTGGTCTTGTGAATCTCTTTGGCATCGAGTCGCCTGGTTTGACTTCAAGCTTGGCTATTGCAGAACATATAGCAAACAAGTTCTTATGA
- the LOC106312182 gene encoding ABSCISIC ACID-INSENSITIVE 5-like protein 2, whose translation MDSQREPRSHQSLNRQGSLYGLTLDEVQTHLGSSGKALGSMNLDELLKSVCSVEGNQPSSLAAHEGLSRQGSLTLPRDLSQKTVEEVWKDIQQEKNGGGSGHERRDKQPTLGEMTLEDLLLKAGVVTETVPGNGSAGMEQNIAQVAPWVQYHQLPSMPQPQSFMPYPVADMQAMVSQSSLMGGLSDTQTPGRKRVASGEVVEKTVERKQKRMIKNRESAARSRARKQAYTHELEIKVSRLEEENERLRKQKEVEKILPSAPPPLDPKRQLRRTSSAPF comes from the exons ATGGATTCTCAGAGGGAACCTAGATCTCATCAGTCTTTGAATAGGCAAGGCTCTCTCTATGGCTTAACACTCGACGAGGTCCAAACCCACTTGGGGAGTTCTGGTAAAGCGCTTGGAAGCATGAATCTTGACGAGCTTCTCAAGAGTGTTTGTTCTGTTGAAGGTAATCAGCCATCTTCCTTGGCAGCTCATGAAGGTCTCTCTCGTCAGGGGAGTTTGACTTTACCGCGGGATCTAAGCCAAAAAACAGTTGAAGAAGTCTGGAAAGACATTCAGCAGGAAAAGAATGGAGGTGGTAGTGGTCATGAGAGGAGAGATAAGCAGCCTACCTTGGGGGAAATGACGCTTGAGGACTTGCTGTTGAAAGCAGGAGTGGTTACTGAGACAGTTCCTGGGAATGGTAGTGCTGGTATGGAGCAAAACATAGCTCAGGTTGCCCCATGGGTTCAGTATCATCAGCTTCCGTCAATGCCACAGCCTCAATCATTCATGCCGTATCCGGTTGCAGACATGCAAGCAATGGTGTCTCAGTCTTCTTTGATGGGTGGTTTATCAGATACTCAAACTCCAGGGAGGAAGAGGGTAGCTTCAGGAGAAGTTGTGGAGAAGACTGTAGAGAGGAAACAGAAGAGGATGATTAAGAACAGAGAGTCTGCAGCTCGTTCTCGAGCTAGGAAACAG GCTTACACTCATGAGCTAGAAATCAAAGTTTCACGGTTAGAAGAAGAAAACGAAAGACTCAGGAAGCAAAAG GAGGTAGAGAAGATCCTCCCAAGTGCACCACCACCACTTGATCCCAAGAGGCAGCTGCGGAGGACAAGCTCAGCTCCTTTCTGA
- the LOC106311724 gene encoding UBP1-associated protein 2A, producing MTKKRKLEAQLSEASEPPQKQIAINNQVKQEVEYEEVDEEHEEEVEDDDDNDDEEENDNRMVVAAATSGSGNQGGDDDDEPIQDLLEPFSKEQLLNLLKEAAEKHHDVANRIREVADEDPVHRKIFVHGLGWDTKTETLIEAFKEYGEIEDCKAVFDKVSGKSKGYGFILFKSRSGARNALKQPQKKIGSRMTACQLASKGPVFGGNNPVAAAGASIAPAQHSNSEHTQKKIYVSNVGAELDPQKLLAFFSKFGEIEEGPLGLDKYTGRPKGFCLFVYKSAESAKKALEEPHKSFEGHILHCQKAIDGPKPGKPQQFNSNPRFQRNDNSGGYGTPAGHGHLMAGNQAGMGAPVQAMNPAIGQALTALLASQGGLAFNPAIGQALLGSLGAAGGVNPGAGVGMPTGYGTQPMTPGSIPGYGGQPGLQGGYQTPPPGQGGAGRGQHGVGHYTPYMGQ from the coding sequence ATGACTAAGAAGAGGAAGCTCGAAGCGCAACTCAGCGAGGCTTCTGAACCGCCGCAGAAGCAGATCGCAATTAACAATCAGGTTAAACAAGAAGTTGAATACGAGGAAGTAGATGAAGAGCACGAAGAGGAAGTCGAAGATGACGACGATAATGATGATGAGGAGGAAAATGATAATCGCATGGTGGTGGCGGCGGCGACGTCTGGATCTGGGAATCAAGGCGGCGATGACGACGACGAGCCGATTCAAGATCTGTTGGAGCCGTTTTCGAAGGAGCAGCTGCTGAATCTTCTCAAAGAAGCTGCGGAGAAGCATCACGATGTGGCCAATCGAATCCGCGAAGTGGCTGACGAGGATCCCGTTCATCGGAAGATCTTCGTGCACGGACTTGGATGGGACACCAAAACCGAGACGCTGATCGAAGCTTTCAAGGAGTACGGAGAGATCGAAGATTGCAAGGCCGTGTTTGATAAGGTCTCGGGGAAATCCAAAGGATATGGATTTATTCTGTTTAAGTCTAGATCAGGTGCTCGTAACGCGCTCAAGCAGCCTCAGAAGAAGATTGGGAGTCGTATGACAGCGTGTCAGTTAGCTTCTAAAGGACCAGTCTTTGGAGGAAACAACCCTGTAGCTGCTGCAGGTGCCTCTATTGCTCCAGCTCAGCATTCGAACTCGGAGCACACGCAGAAGAAGATCTATGTCAGTAACGTTGGAGCAGAGCTGGATCCTCAGAAGCTGCTAGCTTTTTTCTCGAAGTTTGGGGAGATTGAGGAAGGTCCGTTGGGTCTTGATAAGTATACTGGGAGACCTAAAGGCTTCTGTCTCTTTGTGTATAAGTCAGCTGAAAGCGCCAAGAAGGCTTTAGAGGAGCCACACAAGAGCTTTGAGGGCCACATCTTGCATTGCCAGAAGGCTATCGATGGTCCTAAACCTGGCAAGCCGCAACAGTTTAACAGCAATCCTCGTTTCCAGAGGAATGATAACAGTGGTGGTTACGGTACTCCTGCTGGTCATGGACATCTCATGGCTGGTAACCAAGCCGGGATGGGTGCTCCAGTTCAAGCGATGAACCCAGCCATTGGGCAGGCCTTGACAGCTTTGTTAGCATCGCAGGGAGGTTTGGCGTTTAACCCAGCTATTGGGCAGGCTTTGTTGGGTTCTCTGGGGGCAGCTGGAGGTGTAAACCCAGGGGCTGGAGTTGGAATGCCAACTGGTTATGGAACTCAACCTATGACACCTGGGAGCATTCCTGGGTACGGTGGACAACCTGGGTTGCAAGGTGGCTATCAGACCCCTCCTCCTGGTCAGGGTGGTGCAGGAAGAGGGCAACATGGTGTCGGGCATTACACTCCTTACATGGGCCAGTAG
- the LOC106311723 gene encoding uncharacterized protein LOC106311723 translates to MVEVRSSTHLNSQLHCIRAIKDGSIKIVANVVANGKSKLKFRPLVDVYNRENTEDEVPMMSRVVRELDNDPEMTQGAEVDAKTDTEGFDMTLQKVRKQCREKKRKLGNRGYTETTSQVKVKEEYSTLHTEDEGCEVEEPLSSWNTKFSKRRKKKQERKSKCGSTSSPSAKKVDSPVFCDVKLEASWDELVTVDVNVENQTEDEGCYVEEPLSSWNTTRSKKKQKLKTKCDSTSTPSAEKVNLPVLCDVKPEETWDDSYLVPEAMYIIPTNPLLDSDKEPESTSNKDLVEETMHDLPKDARLVLHRSPEPNSLGIVAIEEPITTKTVDKTVEDASEEFIEARKAPCCLVGNFALENVLCGSASREEDELETIGCVKNFSYSSTSSVTEEVKENEESNVSKPNVDMITTGLEIMKLDAPEVLASLDMTIIGSEIGKVDAPQMLATDISDYGVRNTELVWENENIANDELQEATDNLPLTGCSDLMNNLHSAPDDSTVSLEEDHQPERLQQFSSSGNVVDEAGDHKSSQLFQAPTDEAKTAEESDSIQQQELHSQPEKLLSGRKTLSPTSQAKLCKAMEHSDSSEKMCKKSKGKLYFSSHNSHRILKAHGLDSIDRVEVVPNPKQAIRKANNNTRQPQYQRATNKFSRRDTQAAKTQPFSTGRTSLQGCTQKAIAFSQGQMRDFQYITAKLTKELKSMRQITKRCLLAESNPSIMPECNLDEVKTLIGKAEKTEESSKKWLSMIERDCNRFCKLMGMVKEDSPATENIIVQKKKKIKFADDAGGDLCHVKVFEIDWESES, encoded by the exons ATGGTGGAGGTCAGGAGCAGCACCCATTTGAATTCTCAGCTGCATTGTATCCGGGCCATTAAAGATGGATCGATCAAAATAGTGGCGAATGTGGTTGCAAATGGGAAATCAAAGCTCAAGTTTAGACCTTTGGTTGATGTGTACAACCGGGAAAACACTGAAGATGAAGTGCCGATGATGTCGAGAGTGGTCAGGGAGTTGGATAATGATCCTGAGATGACACAGGGGGCTGAGGTGGATGCCAAAACTGATACAGAAGGTTTTGATATGACGCTGCAGAAGGTTCGGAAACAATGCAGAGAAAAGAAAAGGAAACTTGGAAACCGCGGATATACTGAGACCACTTCCCAGGTTAAAGTTAAAGAAGAGTACTCTACTCTTCATACTGAAGATGAAGGATGTGAAGTTGAGGAGCCTCTTAGCAGCTGGAATACGAAATTCTCCAAGAGAAGAAAGAAGAAGCAAGAGCGTAAATCAAAGTGTGGTTCTACTTCCTCTCCATCCGCGAAGAAAGTTGATTCGCCTGTGTTCTGTGATGTCAAGCTTGAGGCTTCCTGGGATGAACTTGTGACTGTGGATGTGAATGTGGAGAATCAAACTGAAGATGAAGGATGTTATGTTGAAGAGCCTCTTAGCAGTTGGAATACGACGAGGAGTAAGAAAAAGCAAAAGCTTAAAACAAAGTGTGATTCTACTTCAACTCCATCTGCAGAGAAAGTTAATTTGCCTGTGTTATGTGATGTCAAGCCTGAGGAAACTTGGGATGACAGCTATTTGGTTCCTGAAGCCATGTATATCATTCCCACTAATCCTTTACTAGATTCTGACAAAGAGCCAGAATCTACTTCAAATAAAGATCTGGTGGAAGAGACTATGCATGATTTGCCCAAGGACGCACGACTGGTTCTACATCGCAGTCCAGAGCCAAATTCTCTTGGAATTGTAGCCATTGAAGAGCCCATAACTACAAAGACGGTGGACAAAACTGTTGAAGATGCATCAGAAGAGTTCATCGAAGCAAGGAAAGCTCCATGCTGTCTTGTTGGTAACTTTGCTCTTGAGAACGTTTTGTGCGGTAGTGCGTCTAGAGAAGAGGATGAACTGGAGACCATTGGCTGTGTCAAGAACTTCAGCTATTCCAGTACAAGCTCGGTGACCGAAGAAGTTAAAGAGAATGAGGAAAGCAATGTATCAAAGCCTAACGTAGACATGATCACAACTGGTTTAGAGATTATGAAGTTAGACGCTCCAGAAGTACTTGCTAGCTTAGACATGACCATAATTGGTTCGGAGATTGGGAAGGTTGATGCTCCACAAATGCTTGCTACTGATATCTCAGATTATGGGGTAAGAAACACCGAGCTTGTGTGGGAAAACGAAAACATTGCTAATGATGAGCTACAGGAAGCAACTGATAATCTCCCGTTGACCGGCTGCAGTGATTTAATGAATAATTTGCATTCAGCTCCTGATGACAGCACAGTTTCATTAGAAGAAGATCATCAGCCAGAAAGATTACAACAATTTTCATCCTCAGGGAACGTAGTAGATGAAGCTGGGGACCACAAATCATCACAACTCTTTCAAGCACCAACTGATGAGGCTAAAACAGCTGAAGAAAGTGACAGTATCCAGCAACAAGAGCTACACTCTCAACCTGAAAAACTACTCTCAGGGAGAAAG ACTTTATCTCCCACCTCTCAAGCAAAACTTTGCAAAGCAATGGAGCACTCCGATTCATCTGAGAAGATGTGTAAAA AATCCAAAGGAAAACTCTACTTCAGTAGCCACAACTCACATAGGATACTTAAGGCACATGGGCTGGACAGTATCGACCGGGTGGAAGTTGTTCCAAATCCAAAGCAAGCCATTCGAAAAGCAAACAATAACACTCGGCAACCGCAGTATCAAAGAGCTACAAACAAGTTTTCCCGTCGAGATACTCAAGCAGCAAAAACACAGCCTTTTAGCACTGGACGCACCTCGTTACAAGGATGTACACAGAAAGCTATTGCCTTCTCACAAGGACAAATGCGTGATTTCCAATACATCACAGCTAAGCTCACAAAAGAGCTCAAATCGATGAGACAAATCACAAAGAGATGTCTCCTTGCTGAAAGCAACCCCTCCATCATGCCTGAGTGTAACTTGGATGAG GTGAAAACTTTGATTGGAAAAGCAGAAAAAACTGAAGAGAGTAGCAAGAAATGGCTTTCGATGATTGAACGGGACTGTAATCGGTTTTGCAAACTTATG GGTATGGTCAAGGAAGACTCTCCAGCTACTGAAAATATTATTGTTCAGAAGAAAAAGAAGATTAAGTTTGCAGATGATGCAGGAGGAGATCTTTGCCATGTCAAGGTTTTTGAAATTGATTGGGAATCTGAATCATAA